One Leptolyngbya sp. SIO1E4 genomic window, TCCTCCATCCTGGGGGCTGTGAATTTCATTGTCACCATCTGGAAGATGCGCGTCCCCAGCATGAAATGGGATGAAATGCCCCTCTTCTGTTGGGCAATCTTGGCCACGTCCATTCTGGCCTTGTTTTCGACCCCGGTGTTGGCGGCCGGGTTAGTCTTGCTGCTGTTTGACATCAATTTTGGCACCTCGTTCTTCCGCCCTGAGGCAGGGGGAGATGTGGTGATGTACCAGCATTTGTTCTGGTTCTATTCCCACCCAGCTGTATACCTGATGATTTTGCCGATCTTCGGCATTATGTCTGAGGTGATACCGGTTCATGCCCGGAAGCCAATTTTTGGCTATAAGGCGATCGCCTATTCCTCTCTAACTATTTGCATTGTCGGTCTGTTCGTGTGGGTTCACCACATGTTCACCAGCGGCACGCCTCCTTGGATGCGGATGTTCTTCACCGTCTCCACGCTGATTGTGGCCGTCCCGACCGGGGTAAAAATCTTTAGCTGGGTCGCCACCCTATGGGGCGGCAAGATTCGCTTTAACAGCGCCATGCTGTTTGCGATCGGGCTACTGGCCATGTTTGTGTTCGGTGGCCTCAGCGGTGTCACCCTAGGAACGGCACCGGTCGATATTCACGTGCACGACACCTACTATGTGGTGGCCCACTTCCACTATGTGCTGTTTGGCGGATCTGTGTTTGGTATCTATGCCGGTCTCTATCACTGGTTCCCCAAAATCACAGGGCGCATGCTAAATGAGCCGCTGGGTAAGCTGCACTTTGTGCTCACCTTCATTGGCACTAACCTCACTTTCTTGCCCATGCATGAGTTGGGACTTAAAGGAATGCCCCGGCGAGTGGCGATGT contains:
- the ctaD gene encoding cytochrome c oxidase subunit I, encoding MAQANITGDMVGGGFPHPDKWKWYHYFTFNVDHKVIGIQYLVTAFFFYLVGGLMALAMRAELATPDSDLLNPNFYNALMTNHGTIMIFLWVVPGAIGGFGNYLVPLMIGARDMAFPRLNAAAFWVTVPAGLLIIGSFFFGGAQAGWTAYPPLSLITANTAQSMWILAVVCAGTSSILGAVNFIVTIWKMRVPSMKWDEMPLFCWAILATSILALFSTPVLAAGLVLLLFDINFGTSFFRPEAGGDVVMYQHLFWFYSHPAVYLMILPIFGIMSEVIPVHARKPIFGYKAIAYSSLTICIVGLFVWVHHMFTSGTPPWMRMFFTVSTLIVAVPTGVKIFSWVATLWGGKIRFNSAMLFAIGLLAMFVFGGLSGVTLGTAPVDIHVHDTYYVVAHFHYVLFGGSVFGIYAGLYHWFPKITGRMLNEPLGKLHFVLTFIGTNLTFLPMHELGLKGMPRRVAMYDPQFQYINIICTVGAFVLGISVLPFLINAIWSWSQGPKASGNPWNAKTLEWTTASPPIIENWEVLPVVTEGPYAYGQEEPAEVASS